TAGAACCGACCTGCCCCCAGTTTCGGTACCACTCATTGTGCGAGTCCGCCAAGTTGATGCGGGCGGAGGGGCGGAGTCCTGGAATCCCGGTCACAGGCTGTCGGACAAAAATCCAATTGGCGCCGTGACCGGGAGCAGGTTAACCGAGCCTCACCAGCTAGCGAACACACCGCACGAAGTTTTCGGTGTATACGTTGGCGTAAAAGACGTAGCCGTAGTCGAAGTAGATGTACCAGGCAGTGACATCGCCGCCCTCAACCGCCGAGGACGACCAGTACCAGCAGCACTCGCCGTTCAACTCCGGCGGCCAATAGAGTCCGCCGGGCCCCTCGCCCCCGTTTTCGGAACAGCCGTCGCACGAGTCGTCCCGGCAAGGGTCGAAACTCAAACAGGAGTCCGTCACTCCGCAGGAGCCGTCCGTCTCCGTTAGGGCGCAGCCCCGGAGCAGGCTCCGCAGCTCCGAGATCGTAGGCAGGCGCCAGTCGTCGTAGTCACCCAATACGAGATCCTGGCAGTACGTTTTTGCATCCGCCCATTGGTGACAGCAATCCGAACCATTTTGCCACGTCAGGCCCGACTCGCCATCGGTGCAAACGTCATCGGTGCATTTTAAGCCGCGTTCTTTGTCAGCATCGTCACCCGAATCGTCATCATCGTCGTCATCGTCGTCACCGCAGGCCACGACAGCAAAAGCGGCAAAGAGGCAAAGGAGCAAAAGGAGCGCAAGCCAGTTCAAGGGTTTCATGTCTTTCTCCCCGTAGAATTAGTTGTGGTCGCAACGAACGGTCAAATCGATATTGTCCTCCGGTTCCGATATAACGATCAGGGCTTCTTCAAAATCGATAATGTTGTGCACGGGGCCAACGTACCCATCGCACAATATATTCGAAGTAGCGTTTGTTTATGGCATCGTATCACGTACCCTTGGGGACACCAAACCGAATTTCCGGTATTTCCGCGTATTTCCGGCGACGCCATGCCGGAGTTCCAGGGAGCAGACCTAAGCTCTTTCTGCTTTGCGAGTCTTTTATCTTCCACAAAGACAGTGAACGAGTTCCAGCGATTTCACGAACACTTGCGGTGCTGTATAATGACTTGTAGTGTCTTATAAAGACTGTGTTTTTGTCGCTGCTATCGTGCGAACAATGCAGTGCATCAGATCAACGGAGGTCCAGAATGAAACGGTCGACATGGGTATTTGTTTGGTTTGCGCTTCTGACTTTTCTCGTGACCATGAGCGCCGTTCTTTCCTGCCTTGACGACGACGATGACGACGACGAAGGCAAGGATGATAGCGATGATGACAACGATGATTCAGCAGGTGATGACGACTCATCGGCTGAGAATCCCTCCGGCGATTTCACGTGTATTGGTGACGTTTGTACAGATTCGTTATCCGGTCTGATGTGGCAGAACGATTCTGACTGCTGCTATGACTGGGAAGATGCAAAGGACCATTGCGATGACCTGACTTGGGGCGGCTACAGCGATTGGCGGCTGCCTAGTCTTTCGGAGCTTCGCAGCTTGGTTCGGGGATGCGACGCCACGGTAACCGGCGGCAACTGTAACGTGACGGATTCCTGCCTGAATTGGGACTGCCGGAACACTTCATGCCGCGGATGCGACTACTATTGGGGTCCGGGC
The DNA window shown above is from Candidatus Lernaella stagnicola and carries:
- a CDS encoding DUF1566 domain-containing protein, yielding MKPLNWLALLLLLCLFAAFAVVACGDDDDDDDDDSGDDADKERGLKCTDDVCTDGESGLTWQNGSDCCHQWADAKTYCQDLVLGDYDDWRLPTISELRSLLRGCALTETDGSCGVTDSCLSFDPCRDDSCDGCSENGGEGPGGLYWPPELNGECCWYWSSSAVEGGDVTAWYIYFDYGYVFYANVYTENFVRCVR
- a CDS encoding DUF1566 domain-containing protein, whose translation is MKRSTWVFVWFALLTFLVTMSAVLSCLDDDDDDDEGKDDSDDDNDDSAGDDDSSAENPSGDFTCIGDVCTDSLSGLMWQNDSDCCYDWEDAKDHCDDLTWGGYSDWRLPSLSELRSLVRGCDATVTGGNCNVTDSCLNWDCRNTSCRGCDYYWGPGPDGRYWPEKLAGSGVWHWSSSPVADQINYAWYVDFNGAVVQNRDVWTIADVRCVR